From the Candidatus Bathyarchaeia archaeon genome, one window contains:
- the sepF gene encoding cell division protein SepF: MPGLSELFRRYKREEKAAESKTEEVKGEPCRTFLKAMPLRDLSDLDTVKNEVRSGNILILRITPLANKSIEDVKRAVNELCEFVESLGGDIARLGEERVVVCPPNIKIWREKPQVASEPMPTAA; encoded by the coding sequence TTGCCGGGTTTAAGTGAACTCTTCCGCAGGTATAAGCGTGAGGAAAAAGCGGCGGAAAGCAAAACTGAAGAGGTGAAGGGTGAACCTTGCAGGACTTTTTTGAAGGCTATGCCTCTCCGCGACCTCTCAGATTTGGATACTGTTAAGAATGAGGTGCGTTCCGGAAATATATTGATTCTAAGGATAACGCCCCTTGCAAATAAAAGCATTGAGGATGTTAAGCGGGCTGTTAATGAGTTGTGTGAGTTCGTGGAATCCCTAGGCGGGGATATAGCCCGTCTTGGCGAGGAACGGGTTGTAGTGTGCCCGCCAAACATTAAGATTTGGAGAGAAAAACCGCAAGTGGCAAGCGAGCCTATGCCTACAGCAGCCTAA
- a CDS encoding beta-CASP ribonuclease aCPSF1 has protein sequence MARNSAEKEKIEISQYILEHVPKEAEVTRVEYEGPMLAVYAKKPEILVEQSSLIADIVSVIRKRIVVRSDPSVRLPEKEAEKIAREIIPPEAEVTDINFDPSLGEIIIEAKKPGLVIGKNGAILQEIIKRTKWRPQVLRSPPLRSKIIAHMRHFLHAESKERERILRTFGERIFRPRAFEIGDVRITPLGGVQEVGRSAFLVQTRESSILLDCGINPGSLKPFEAFPRLDHPAFEIDSLDAVVVSHAHLDHCGLVPFLFKYGYDGPVYCSAPTSSLMTLLQLDYLDVASKQGIIPPYDQKDVRECVLHTIPLRYGVVTDIAPDVRLTLHNAGHILGSSIVHLHIGEGLHNIVYTGDYKYARTMLLEPATAEFPRVETVITESTYGGPEDIMPSRVEAEERLARIVNETLERKGKVLIPVPAVGRAQEIMLVLDGYMKRGLMKEAPVFIEGMISEATAIHTAYPEYLGREVRNSILHEGVNPFESEYFTVVDHPSKRQEIIEGESCIIMATSGMLEGGPVIEYFKGLAEDERNVIVFVSYQIEGTLGRRVQKGIDEVAMMDSEGKMSVVKVKMRVESIEGFSGHSDRRQIINYITQLKPRPERVIVCHGERAKIASITSFIQKKCGIPAVAPSVMETIRLL, from the coding sequence TTGGCGCGCAACTCTGCTGAAAAAGAGAAGATCGAAATAAGCCAATACATCCTAGAACATGTTCCCAAAGAGGCTGAAGTGACTAGAGTAGAATATGAAGGTCCAATGCTGGCGGTGTATGCCAAAAAACCGGAAATTCTCGTTGAACAAAGCAGCTTAATCGCCGACATAGTCAGCGTCATAAGAAAACGCATTGTTGTCCGCTCCGATCCCTCCGTTAGGCTTCCAGAAAAAGAGGCTGAAAAAATAGCCCGCGAAATAATACCGCCGGAAGCCGAGGTAACCGACATAAACTTCGACCCAAGCCTTGGAGAAATAATCATCGAAGCCAAAAAACCCGGCTTGGTCATAGGAAAAAACGGCGCAATCCTACAGGAGATCATAAAGAGGACGAAGTGGCGCCCCCAAGTTTTGAGAAGCCCCCCGCTTCGCTCAAAAATCATAGCTCACATGCGTCATTTTCTCCACGCTGAAAGCAAGGAGCGGGAAAGGATACTGCGCACTTTCGGCGAGAGAATCTTCAGACCCAGAGCCTTTGAAATCGGCGATGTCCGCATAACCCCCCTTGGCGGAGTGCAAGAAGTCGGCAGATCCGCCTTCCTAGTGCAGACTAGAGAAAGTAGCATACTTCTGGACTGCGGCATAAACCCGGGTTCACTAAAACCGTTCGAAGCCTTTCCAAGACTTGACCATCCTGCCTTTGAAATAGACTCTTTGGACGCTGTTGTCGTAAGCCACGCCCACCTAGACCACTGCGGCCTCGTACCATTCCTCTTCAAGTACGGCTATGACGGGCCTGTCTACTGTTCCGCCCCAACATCAAGCCTTATGACGCTGCTTCAACTCGACTACTTGGATGTGGCAAGTAAACAGGGCATTATACCGCCCTACGACCAGAAAGACGTGCGGGAATGTGTATTACACACCATTCCATTAAGGTATGGCGTTGTAACCGACATAGCCCCAGATGTGCGTTTGACGCTGCATAATGCCGGACACATTTTAGGCTCGTCAATAGTGCACTTGCATATAGGCGAGGGCCTTCACAACATAGTTTACACTGGCGACTACAAGTATGCGAGAACAATGCTTCTGGAGCCAGCAACAGCCGAATTCCCCAGAGTTGAAACAGTTATAACCGAGAGCACCTATGGTGGACCAGAGGACATAATGCCTTCAAGGGTTGAGGCTGAAGAGCGCCTCGCAAGAATTGTAAACGAAACTCTGGAGAGGAAAGGCAAGGTTCTGATTCCAGTTCCAGCCGTGGGCAGAGCGCAGGAGATAATGCTTGTTCTAGACGGGTACATGAAACGGGGGCTTATGAAGGAGGCTCCGGTCTTCATTGAGGGCATGATTTCAGAAGCCACAGCCATCCACACGGCTTACCCGGAATATTTGGGGCGTGAGGTGCGCAACAGCATACTCCACGAGGGAGTTAACCCTTTCGAGTCAGAATACTTCACGGTGGTTGACCATCCAAGCAAGAGGCAGGAGATCATCGAGGGCGAGTCATGCATCATCATGGCGACTTCAGGCATGCTTGAAGGCGGCCCAGTAATAGAATACTTCAAGGGGCTAGCCGAGGACGAAAGAAACGTAATAGTCTTTGTAAGCTACCAAATCGAGGGCACATTGGGGAGACGGGTTCAGAAGGGCATAGACGAGGTTGCAATGATGGACAGCGAAGGCAAAATGTCCGTTGTGAAAGTTAAGATGCGCGTCGAGTCTATTGAGGGCTTTTCGGGGCACTCTGATAGGCGGCAGATAATAAATTACATAACTCAGCTGAAGCCGAGACCTGAAAGAGTTATAGTATGCCACGGTGAAAGGGCAAAGATAGCCAGCATAACCAGTTTCATTCAAAAGAAGTGTGGCATACCCGCCGTAGCACCCTCGGTTATGGAGACGATTAGGCTGCTGTAG
- the psmB gene encoding archaeal proteasome endopeptidase complex subunit beta, giving the protein MVHNRAVDKLTLRGTTTVGVVCKDGVILASDTRVTMGFFVAHKHGKKIYKIDDHLAMTIAGTVADAQRTVDILTANAQLYKLNTGRPIPVSSAARLVANLLFSARYIPLVTQVLVGGVDETGPHVFSLDPFGSLTEEKCVATGSGSPVAYGVLEDQFREGMTVEEALPIVVRAVDSAMKRDAASGDSFNVAIIDAKGFRELTDEEKKKLLAK; this is encoded by the coding sequence ATGGTCCACAATCGAGCAGTTGATAAGTTGACGTTAAGGGGGACGACAACGGTAGGCGTCGTCTGCAAGGACGGCGTGATCCTAGCCTCCGACACCCGAGTAACCATGGGCTTCTTCGTGGCGCATAAACATGGAAAGAAAATTTACAAGATAGACGACCACTTGGCCATGACTATTGCTGGCACCGTGGCGGACGCCCAGAGAACAGTGGACATTTTGACGGCTAATGCCCAACTATACAAGCTTAACACGGGCAGACCCATACCCGTAAGCTCAGCCGCAAGGCTTGTGGCAAACCTCCTATTCTCGGCACGATACATACCCCTAGTCACACAGGTCCTCGTTGGAGGAGTTGACGAGACAGGACCCCACGTTTTCTCGCTGGATCCCTTCGGCAGCCTAACCGAGGAGAAATGCGTTGCCACGGGTTCAGGTTCGCCGGTAGCCTACGGTGTCCTCGAAGACCAGTTTAGGGAGGGCATGACCGTTGAGGAGGCTTTACCCATAGTTGTTAGGGCTGTGGATTCCGCCATGAAACGGGATGCCGCCAGCGGAGACAGCTTCAACGTCGCCATAATAGACGCTAAAGGCTTTAGAGAGTTAACGGATGAAGAGAAAAAGAAGCTTCTGGCAAAGTAG
- a CDS encoding NAD(P)-dependent glycerol-1-phosphate dehydrogenase, with translation MQLPREVIVGEGVVERVAEIFHRLGFTESALIITGSKTEEIAGRIVRSILEDEGLKVETLKVESATLWDVKAVEEKIKASKPQVVLGVGGGTKIDVAKLSSARQNVPFISVPTTASHDGIASPLSSIKGLEKPYSIMAQAPIAIIADTNIIMQAPYRLVASGCGDVIAKFTAVRDWKLARDEVGEYYGEYAASLALMSAELVMQNAQKIKPGDNEGLRVLLEALISCGVAMSIAGSSRPCSGSEHLFSHAVDMIKLNTSMHGEKCGVGTIMMAYLHGADWKKIRDTLETIGAPTNAEGLGLTEDEVVKALYMAPSVRPERYTILSKLKLNMEECRRVAKQTEVI, from the coding sequence ATGCAACTGCCCAGAGAGGTTATAGTTGGAGAAGGTGTGGTAGAACGAGTTGCCGAAATCTTTCATAGGCTTGGATTCACAGAGTCAGCCCTAATAATCACGGGCTCGAAAACCGAGGAGATTGCCGGGAGAATCGTTAGGTCAATTTTGGAGGATGAGGGCTTAAAAGTTGAAACATTAAAAGTGGAGTCAGCCACATTATGGGATGTAAAAGCCGTTGAGGAGAAGATTAAGGCATCAAAGCCGCAAGTGGTTCTTGGGGTCGGCGGCGGAACAAAAATCGACGTTGCAAAGCTGAGCTCAGCCCGCCAGAACGTGCCCTTCATAAGCGTTCCAACAACAGCCTCCCACGATGGCATTGCAAGTCCCCTCTCCTCCATAAAGGGGTTGGAGAAGCCATATTCGATAATGGCTCAGGCGCCCATAGCCATCATAGCGGACACAAACATCATAATGCAGGCGCCCTATAGGCTTGTCGCAAGCGGCTGCGGCGACGTAATCGCAAAATTCACAGCCGTCAGAGACTGGAAGCTGGCACGCGACGAGGTCGGCGAGTATTATGGGGAGTATGCGGCCAGCCTCGCCTTGATGAGCGCTGAGCTGGTGATGCAGAACGCCCAGAAAATTAAGCCCGGAGACAATGAGGGACTGCGGGTGCTCTTGGAGGCACTGATAAGCTGCGGGGTAGCCATGAGCATTGCTGGAAGCAGCCGTCCATGCAGTGGCTCAGAACACCTCTTCAGCCACGCCGTCGACATGATTAAGCTGAACACCTCCATGCACGGAGAAAAGTGTGGAGTTGGAACTATAATGATGGCTTACCTGCATGGAGCAGACTGGAAAAAGATTAGGGATACGCTGGAAACCATAGGGGCACCCACGAATGCTGAAGGGTTAGGCCTAACCGAAGATGAGGTTGTTAAGGCATTATATATGGCGCCGTCTGTTAGGCCGGAGCGCTACACCATCCTAAGCAAGTTAAAGTTAAACATGGAGGAATGTAGAAGGGTGGCTAAACAAACAGAAGTCATTTAG
- a CDS encoding FKBP-type peptidyl-prolyl cis-trans isomerase: MALQKGDFILVDYTARVKETGEVFDTTIEEVAKKERLYREGEIYEPKLVVVGEGWVLKALDESFPSMEVGKPTVVEIPPEKAFGPRDPEKVRRVPLRQLTSKGITPTLGMRLEYDGKTAIVRAIGAGRVLLDFNPPLAGKTLVYEVTVKKKLETQEEKIAALIHRRIPSVEVEKFKFTVKGKTLSIEMPEEAFYLEGIQVAKRGIALDIQKFFPEITTVKFTETFKAAKEEAETKEN; the protein is encoded by the coding sequence ATGGCCTTGCAAAAGGGCGACTTCATACTAGTGGACTACACGGCAAGGGTTAAAGAGACAGGAGAAGTTTTCGACACAACCATCGAGGAGGTAGCCAAAAAAGAACGTCTCTATCGGGAGGGCGAAATATACGAGCCTAAACTTGTTGTAGTGGGCGAAGGCTGGGTTCTGAAAGCCCTAGACGAAAGCTTCCCATCCATGGAAGTTGGAAAACCGACTGTTGTTGAAATTCCGCCGGAAAAAGCCTTCGGCCCCAGAGACCCCGAAAAGGTTAGACGTGTCCCACTGAGGCAGTTAACCTCGAAGGGTATAACGCCAACCCTTGGCATGCGCCTCGAATATGATGGGAAAACAGCAATTGTGAGGGCTATAGGCGCTGGAAGGGTTTTACTGGATTTTAACCCACCGTTGGCTGGGAAAACACTCGTTTACGAGGTTACAGTCAAAAAGAAGCTTGAAACCCAAGAGGAGAAAATTGCCGCTCTAATCCATCGTCGAATACCCTCGGTTGAGGTGGAAAAGTTCAAGTTCACAGTGAAAGGCAAAACCCTCAGTATAGAAATGCCTGAAGAAGCCTTCTATCTTGAAGGAATACAAGTGGCGAAGAGGGGTATAGCCCTAGACATCCAAAAATTCTTTCCAGAAATCACTACGGTGAAGTTCACGGAGACCTTTAAGGCGGCAAAAGAGGAAGCCGAAACAAAGGAAAACTAA
- a CDS encoding GAF domain-containing protein yields the protein MFDSTVYDKDVLYKKCIDRMMKVFKGKTLTEKMKIACKILKDEIPYYFWVGFYFPRETYLELGPSEGPPACAQIAYTGVCGRCARSGKTIIVPNVHEFPGHIACDPRSKSEIAVPVFDSGGNVVAVLDVDSDEYGSFDERDREWLERIAKMLIASK from the coding sequence ATGTTTGACTCGACCGTTTATGACAAGGACGTCCTTTACAAGAAGTGCATTGATAGAATGATGAAAGTCTTCAAGGGGAAAACGCTCACCGAAAAGATGAAGATTGCCTGCAAGATCTTGAAGGATGAAATCCCATACTACTTCTGGGTTGGATTCTACTTTCCAAGGGAAACCTATCTAGAACTGGGACCCTCAGAGGGGCCGCCGGCTTGTGCTCAAATTGCTTATACCGGTGTTTGTGGGAGATGTGCCCGAAGCGGCAAAACGATAATTGTTCCGAATGTTCATGAGTTTCCGGGGCATATTGCCTGTGATCCCCGATCTAAGTCTGAGATTGCTGTTCCAGTGTTTGACAGTGGGGGCAATGTTGTGGCTGTGCTTGACGTTGACAGCGACGAGTATGGAAGTTTTGATGAAAGGGATAGGGAGTGGCTTGAAAGAATAGCGAAAATGTTAATCGCCTCAAAGTGA
- a CDS encoding MFS transporter produces the protein MDLPSLKGVHVAILLLGIVSLLGDVVYEGSRGLVPAYLAFLGASSFVVVFVGRLGEFLGYSLRLASGALADTTRAYWAFIFVGYGLIVAIPLLGFTNLWWIAAVLVLLERIGKAIRAPARDAVLSIVSRDVGAGKAFGIHELLDQIGAILGPLLVAALMFYSGNNYSQTLALLLLPFLLLMVFLAFTYRKIGPSSSLAGGVKVRGDVKGESRLGRAFYVYTFAVVLNTVGFIPYELILLRASAVLQPTSAWVAPLIYMLIQGVDAPTALFAGYSYDKYRIRVLALPFVLSIFPTLFALANADLATLIVAAVFFGLVLGMQESIYRAAVSEFAPIASRGTAYGIFNTAYGVGMLASGVVYGLIAAVNPPYMIVAIYAVAIQSIAVFLLLKAYARTSRRLENVKA, from the coding sequence TTGGATCTTCCAAGTTTGAAGGGCGTTCATGTGGCCATTCTTCTCCTTGGAATTGTGAGTCTATTGGGCGATGTGGTTTATGAGGGCTCGCGGGGGCTTGTGCCAGCCTATTTGGCTTTTCTGGGCGCTTCATCATTCGTCGTAGTTTTTGTCGGCCGCCTTGGAGAGTTTTTAGGCTACTCTTTGAGGCTCGCCAGCGGGGCTTTAGCCGACACTACTAGGGCTTATTGGGCTTTCATTTTTGTTGGGTACGGGCTCATAGTGGCGATTCCGCTTTTAGGCTTCACAAACCTCTGGTGGATAGCCGCAGTCCTCGTGCTGCTTGAAAGGATTGGAAAAGCCATTAGGGCGCCAGCCAGGGATGCCGTCCTATCCATTGTTAGCAGAGACGTTGGAGCGGGAAAAGCTTTCGGGATCCATGAGCTTCTAGATCAGATAGGTGCGATTCTAGGCCCGCTGTTGGTTGCAGCCTTAATGTTCTACAGCGGGAACAATTATAGCCAAACCCTTGCGTTGTTGCTTTTACCGTTCCTTCTGCTAATGGTTTTCTTGGCCTTCACATACAGGAAAATAGGCCCTAGTAGCAGTCTGGCCGGAGGGGTGAAAGTCCGGGGAGACGTTAAGGGTGAAAGTAGGCTTGGAAGAGCTTTCTACGTTTACACGTTCGCTGTTGTGCTGAACACTGTGGGGTTTATTCCATACGAGCTTATACTCCTGAGGGCTTCGGCAGTTCTTCAGCCTACAAGTGCATGGGTTGCCCCGCTCATATACATGCTAATACAGGGGGTGGATGCGCCCACAGCGCTGTTCGCGGGATACTCTTATGACAAATATAGGATCAGAGTTTTAGCGCTGCCATTTGTCCTTTCAATTTTCCCCACGTTGTTTGCGTTGGCAAACGCTGACTTAGCTACATTGATTGTTGCCGCGGTTTTCTTTGGCCTAGTCTTGGGCATGCAGGAATCCATCTATCGTGCCGCCGTCTCAGAGTTTGCACCCATCGCCTCGAGGGGAACCGCCTACGGCATTTTCAACACGGCTTATGGGGTGGGCATGCTGGCCAGCGGCGTTGTTTATGGTTTAATTGCCGCCGTAAATCCGCCCTACATGATTGTAGCCATATACGCCGTGGCAATACAGTCCATTGCTGTGTTCCTCCTCCTTAAAGCCTACGCGCGGACGTCTCGTAGATTGGAAAACGTTAAAGCCTAA
- a CDS encoding trypsin-like peptidase domain-containing protein translates to MAGRLLALSDESKVLDILERVSKSVVNISTVRLVHDMFYQVFPVKGMGSGTIIDGDGHILTNNHVVQGAERITVTLWNGEVLNGQLLGTCSIHDIAVVKIDKKGLIHAELGDSDKLRMGQRVYAIGNPFGLAGGPTVTSGVISALNRTIESRNELLENLVQTDAAINPGNSGGPLVDLDGKVVAINTAIIPFAHGIGFAIPINLAKKCAYDIIAKGAHVRPWLGIIGLSLTREISSYYGIPLTEGVLVTRVVEGSPADEAGIVSGDIILAMNNVPITRVEKLLSEIHKREAGEKVDLIIYRGGLKYSVEVVLAKAP, encoded by the coding sequence TTGGCGGGGAGGCTTTTGGCTTTAAGTGATGAATCCAAAGTTTTAGACATTCTGGAGAGGGTAAGCAAAAGCGTCGTGAACATAAGCACCGTGAGGCTTGTCCACGACATGTTTTACCAAGTTTTCCCAGTGAAGGGTATGGGTTCAGGCACAATAATAGACGGGGACGGCCACATATTAACCAACAATCATGTGGTCCAAGGCGCAGAACGCATCACCGTAACCCTCTGGAACGGCGAAGTCCTAAATGGTCAACTGCTCGGCACATGCTCAATCCACGACATAGCCGTGGTCAAAATAGACAAGAAGGGCCTTATCCATGCAGAGTTGGGAGACTCGGATAAGCTTAGAATGGGCCAACGTGTATACGCCATAGGCAATCCCTTCGGCCTAGCAGGAGGCCCCACGGTGACTTCAGGCGTTATAAGCGCGTTAAACCGCACAATAGAGTCTAGGAATGAGCTTCTAGAAAACCTTGTGCAGACAGATGCCGCCATAAACCCAGGAAACAGTGGCGGCCCCCTCGTGGACTTAGACGGCAAGGTGGTTGCCATAAACACGGCGATAATCCCCTTCGCCCATGGCATAGGGTTCGCCATTCCAATAAACCTGGCGAAAAAGTGCGCCTACGACATCATTGCCAAGGGCGCTCATGTTAGACCTTGGCTTGGAATAATAGGATTAAGCCTCACAAGGGAAATCTCAAGCTATTATGGGATACCGCTGACAGAGGGAGTTCTAGTCACACGGGTTGTTGAGGGGAGCCCCGCTGACGAGGCCGGCATTGTCTCGGGCGATATAATATTGGCGATGAATAATGTTCCCATCACAAGGGTTGAGAAGCTTCTGAGCGAAATCCACAAGCGGGAAGCTGGCGAAAAGGTTGATTTGATAATTTACCGTGGCGGGCTAAAGTATTCCGTTGAGGTTGTTTTGGCTAAGGCTCCATGA
- a CDS encoding phosphoribosyltransferase family protein has protein sequence MSTHAEELKLRLMTIELLRTAKYKKNITYRELSAKTGLPVTVLSRYAKGHVLPNTARAKQLWKVLSKFVGLENEIRSRIKFDEDGYFDNTDIIGDFNILQQAANHALANFAGKRVTKVFTAAVDGIPLATMVANALGVNLVIAKRSKEVGVKEFLEETFVLKDSGVTMTLYVPKDAIKKRDSVLIVDDMIKTGETQAALVNLVRKAKAEVSGLFVLIAVGDEWRKKLKLPEDCPVEVITYIKQP, from the coding sequence ATGAGCACCCACGCGGAAGAGCTTAAACTGCGTTTGATGACTATAGAGCTTCTCCGAACAGCCAAATACAAGAAGAACATTACATATCGCGAGTTGTCCGCTAAAACGGGTTTGCCAGTAACGGTGCTCAGCAGATACGCGAAAGGGCATGTTTTGCCTAACACTGCCCGCGCCAAGCAACTCTGGAAAGTTTTGTCAAAGTTTGTGGGCTTGGAGAATGAAATTAGAAGTCGGATAAAGTTTGATGAGGATGGCTATTTCGATAACACCGATATCATAGGCGACTTCAACATTCTCCAGCAAGCCGCAAACCATGCCCTAGCGAATTTTGCTGGGAAACGAGTGACAAAGGTGTTTACGGCGGCTGTGGACGGCATCCCCCTAGCAACTATGGTGGCAAACGCCCTAGGCGTGAACCTTGTGATAGCCAAGAGGAGCAAGGAGGTCGGCGTTAAAGAGTTTCTTGAGGAAACCTTTGTGCTTAAGGATTCGGGTGTCACCATGACGCTTTATGTTCCGAAGGACGCCATTAAAAAGCGGGACAGCGTCCTAATAGTGGATGACATGATTAAAACTGGTGAAACCCAAGCAGCCCTTGTAAACCTTGTGCGCAAGGCTAAGGCAGAGGTTTCAGGACTGTTTGTGCTCATAGCTGTTGGAGACGAATGGAGGAAAAAATTGAAGCTGCCTGAAGACTGCCCTGTGGAAGTTATAACCTACATCAAGCAACCCTAG
- the mtnA gene encoding S-methyl-5-thioribose-1-phosphate isomerase, with translation MRTIEWREDGAVATINQLKLPHETEILVLRTCDEVAEAIKTMKIRGAPLLGAAAAYALALTAYHSKVEDKADLIRELEVAAEKLRKTRPTGVNLFWAIDRILGRVYAFKGDASELAAVVIEEAKRIADEDAAVNRAIGRHGARLLEDGDVVLTHCNAGALATVEYGTALGVVRAAVEQGKKISVIATETRPKLQGARLTAYELKRDGIPVTLISDTMVGYVMYRRIVDKVIVGADRIVRDAVINKIGTYQIAVLAKEHGIPFYVAAPKSTFDLAHASTEVTIEERDPEEVLYVGGERIAPEGIPALNPAFDITPIKYVSAIICEDGILYKEDLSSLSRTAERK, from the coding sequence ATGCGGACTATAGAATGGCGGGAAGACGGAGCAGTTGCCACAATCAACCAGTTGAAGCTTCCACATGAAACGGAAATTCTGGTGCTCCGGACATGCGACGAGGTGGCAGAAGCCATAAAAACCATGAAGATAAGAGGGGCTCCGCTGCTTGGGGCTGCCGCCGCCTACGCCTTGGCTTTAACAGCCTACCACTCGAAGGTGGAGGACAAGGCAGACCTGATCCGCGAACTGGAGGTAGCGGCTGAAAAATTGCGGAAAACCAGACCCACGGGGGTTAACCTCTTCTGGGCTATAGACAGAATCCTCGGCAGGGTTTACGCATTTAAAGGAGACGCCAGCGAACTAGCCGCCGTGGTTATCGAGGAGGCTAAGAGAATAGCTGACGAGGATGCCGCCGTGAACCGGGCGATAGGTAGACATGGCGCCCGCCTACTGGAGGATGGGGACGTAGTGTTAACCCACTGCAATGCCGGAGCCCTAGCCACAGTCGAGTATGGAACAGCCTTAGGCGTTGTCAGAGCCGCCGTGGAGCAGGGCAAGAAAATAAGCGTTATAGCCACTGAGACAAGGCCGAAGCTTCAGGGCGCCCGCTTGACAGCCTACGAGCTTAAAAGGGACGGCATACCCGTCACGTTGATAAGCGACACCATGGTGGGCTACGTTATGTATAGGCGGATAGTGGACAAGGTTATTGTTGGAGCCGACAGAATAGTGCGGGACGCCGTCATAAACAAGATAGGCACATATCAGATAGCGGTTCTGGCAAAGGAGCACGGCATACCCTTCTACGTGGCGGCTCCGAAATCCACATTTGATTTGGCACATGCCTCAACAGAAGTAACGATAGAGGAAAGAGATCCGGAAGAAGTTCTATATGTTGGTGGAGAGAGAATAGCTCCTGAAGGAATCCCGGCTCTAAATCCAGCCTTTGATATAACACCCATAAAATACGTGTCAGCCATAATCTGCGAGGACGGCATCCTATATAAGGAGGACCTTTCAAGTTTAAGCAGAACGGCGGAAAGAAAATGA
- the endA gene encoding tRNA-intron lyase: MSREKETQSRQEAKIEGVLTEKGVKVKAKSRIEELKAKGYGIEGDDGLLLNFCEALHLMDRGLLEVRNEKGETVGFQELLRFSEKNDQNVWAKYMVYRDLRTRGYVVRDGFGVGVDFRVYDRGDYGKDTAKYLVLTLQEGKPITLEELTNMVRQCQSLRKELIVAVMSRRGEIVYYSVSQLTLP; this comes from the coding sequence ATGAGCAGAGAGAAGGAAACGCAGTCTCGCCAGGAAGCCAAAATAGAGGGCGTTTTAACGGAAAAAGGCGTCAAAGTGAAAGCGAAGAGCAGAATTGAAGAGCTGAAGGCGAAAGGCTATGGGATAGAAGGGGATGATGGACTGCTGCTCAACTTCTGCGAAGCCCTACATCTCATGGATAGGGGCTTACTGGAAGTGAGAAACGAAAAAGGCGAAACCGTCGGTTTTCAAGAGCTTCTGCGGTTTTCGGAGAAAAATGACCAAAACGTTTGGGCTAAATACATGGTTTACCGAGACCTGCGAACCCGCGGCTACGTGGTCCGCGATGGCTTCGGCGTAGGCGTCGACTTTAGAGTTTATGATCGGGGCGATTATGGAAAGGACACGGCGAAATATTTAGTTTTAACCCTTCAGGAGGGCAAGCCCATAACTTTGGAGGAGCTAACCAACATGGTGAGGCAGTGTCAGAGCCTTAGAAAAGAGCTTATAGTGGCGGTTATGAGCCGCCGTGGAGAAATAGTTTACTACTCCGTTTCACAATTAACCCTACCATAA